The Leptospirales bacterium genome has a window encoding:
- the tsaE gene encoding tRNA (adenosine(37)-N6)-threonylcarbamoyltransferase complex ATPase subunit type 1 TsaE, translating into MSHPAQSALHIRSADQAQEAARWILQSAQERQSRLLLFSGQLGAGKTTIIRQLAALLGIQDNVNSPSFNLLNVYDAAGLRLFHYDLYRLGSPAELEQLDFLERWQNRNSSNEWHCVEWPERAGRVWQGGSGMLWINIQTGVLEEERRLSIFDAPPSLEGHFV; encoded by the coding sequence ATGAGCCATCCAGCGCAAAGCGCGCTTCACATACGCTCGGCGGATCAGGCGCAGGAAGCTGCACGATGGATACTGCAAAGCGCTCAAGAACGCCAGTCGCGCTTGCTGCTTTTCTCCGGCCAGCTGGGGGCCGGTAAGACCACAATCATACGCCAGCTGGCTGCTCTGTTAGGCATCCAGGACAATGTAAACAGCCCCAGCTTCAATCTCCTGAATGTCTATGACGCCGCCGGCCTTCGGCTTTTCCACTATGATCTATATCGACTGGGCTCGCCGGCAGAGCTGGAACAACTGGACTTTTTGGAACGCTGGCAAAATCGCAACAGTTCAAATGAATGGCACTGTGTAGAATGGCCAGAGCGCGCCGGCCGGGTTTGGCAGGGCGGTTCCGGAATGCTATGGATCAATATACAAACGGGCGTCCTCGAGGAGGAGCGCCGCTTGAGCATCTTTGATGCGCCGCCATCGCTTGAGGGACATTTTGTCTGA
- a CDS encoding MotA/TolQ/ExbB proton channel family protein → MAPWFNYLLAGGPAMLALALVSVVILALAIYCATRFRQIEAASVQMRQRIQERIRQGEASHRLGAFWLESLSLRSAVMWLLYLAHIATLLGLLGTVLGVQEAFGRVAQSQQSILAEVAGGIHQAVSTTIAGLCLAIPALVLHYAFRDRYRRLELLFSAGEKG, encoded by the coding sequence GTGGCTCCCTGGTTCAACTACCTGCTTGCCGGCGGACCGGCGATGCTGGCTCTGGCGCTCGTTTCCGTGGTCATACTGGCGCTTGCAATCTATTGCGCAACGCGTTTCCGCCAAATTGAGGCGGCCAGCGTGCAGATGCGTCAGCGTATTCAGGAACGAATTCGCCAGGGGGAGGCCAGCCACCGCCTGGGCGCCTTCTGGCTGGAAAGCCTCAGTCTGCGATCGGCAGTGATGTGGTTGCTCTACCTGGCGCATATCGCCACCTTGCTTGGTCTGCTGGGAACTGTGCTGGGCGTGCAGGAGGCCTTTGGTCGCGTGGCGCAGTCGCAACAATCCATTCTTGCGGAGGTGGCCGGCGGCATCCATCAGGCAGTCAGTACAACGATTGCCGGTCTGTGCCTGGCCATCCCCGCCCTGGTCCTGCACTATGCATTTCGTGATCGCTACCGTCGCCTGGAGTTGCTGTTCAGCGCCGGAGAAAAAGGTTGA
- a CDS encoding biopolymer transporter ExbD, with protein sequence MSDGFETDSPLDALSMDEDAPSLPLISLLDIVFILVLFLIVAVNSATLLAPTELPALGGRGAGADLQLSLGLNGELQWAGRSLTLGQLRLRAAELHGRRIQLQAHRRAPLERFLQLSALLKELGVAELQVQSSGQAEKE encoded by the coding sequence TTGAGCGACGGATTTGAAACCGACAGTCCGCTGGACGCCCTTTCGATGGATGAGGATGCGCCGTCTCTGCCTCTGATATCGCTGCTTGATATCGTCTTCATTCTGGTGCTCTTCTTGATTGTCGCCGTCAACTCGGCAACGCTGCTGGCCCCGACCGAGCTTCCGGCGCTTGGCGGCAGAGGCGCTGGCGCCGACCTTCAGCTGAGCCTCGGTCTCAATGGCGAGCTGCAGTGGGCGGGCCGCTCCCTGACTCTGGGGCAATTGCGACTCAGGGCGGCGGAGTTACATGGCCGACGGATTCAATTGCAGGCGCATCGTCGCGCGCCGCTGGAGCGCTTTTTGCAGCTCTCGGCTTTGCTGAAGGAACTTGGCGTCGCCGAGCTGCAGGTGCAGTCCTCGGGCCAGGCCGAAAAAGAATGA
- a CDS encoding SH3 domain-containing protein: MWRAPARCCVFAFVLAMPGGCVVIQEWNRSLFGDTLYVTAAVLHIRAAPSTAAPIINALPYGTPLRAASVTGEELISGRRGQWYSISANAFVFGGYLSPVEPPHSDRLGLRLLARHANVICDSDISSFYETKYFLSSGELRLSASADHGCTSPHSESIAGRGSYRAFENGLEILIHSKRTQFGENECGDPGTPPPRDEIVDRKLRLHWHSSISAFIEEDIFAEFSARSDYRYSKIACAFVPLALSEQIAVQSICTAEADSTTSYEVIGAYCPQ; encoded by the coding sequence ATGTGGCGCGCCCCGGCGCGATGCTGCGTATTCGCATTTGTTCTGGCAATGCCAGGCGGCTGCGTTGTCATTCAAGAATGGAATCGCAGCCTCTTTGGCGATACACTGTATGTTACGGCCGCTGTGCTTCACATCCGCGCAGCGCCATCTACCGCAGCGCCCATCATCAATGCACTCCCCTATGGAACCCCGCTTCGGGCCGCGAGCGTGACAGGCGAAGAGCTGATCTCTGGCCGACGCGGTCAATGGTATTCAATTTCCGCGAATGCCTTTGTATTTGGGGGCTACTTGAGCCCTGTCGAACCGCCGCACAGTGACCGCCTTGGTTTGCGTTTGCTGGCACGTCATGCGAATGTCATTTGCGACTCTGACATCTCCTCCTTCTATGAGACAAAGTATTTCCTGAGCAGCGGCGAACTGCGACTGTCAGCCAGTGCTGATCACGGGTGCACCTCACCTCATTCAGAGTCTATCGCAGGTCGGGGAAGCTATCGTGCATTTGAAAACGGTCTGGAAATTTTGATTCACAGCAAACGGACACAATTCGGAGAGAATGAATGTGGAGATCCCGGTACTCCGCCGCCAAGGGATGAAATTGTTGATCGTAAGCTCAGACTGCATTGGCATAGCAGTATCAGCGCATTTATCGAGGAAGATATCTTTGCGGAATTTAGCGCCCGCAGCGATTATCGTTACTCGAAAATAGCCTGTGCGTTTGTCCCGCTTGCCTTGAGTGAACAGATCGCCGTGCAGAGTATTTGCACGGCCGAGGCCGACTCAACTACCTCGTACGAAGTGATCGGCGCCTATTGTCCCCAGTAA